Proteins encoded within one genomic window of Corynebacterium aurimucosum:
- a CDS encoding thermonuclease family protein yields MGFFKVVAGLLAAGGVGYGAYAVLGPDSSDDVITVHNVIDGDTIDVVQGGETTRIRLLNIDTPEMGKECLAEESKQYLSGLLPVGTVVTLEYDAEREDKYGRTLAGVFKEGSLVNASVAEEGFAVPIKVGGNTRFFSEVSAAADRARAAGKGINSAGPECVFGDDSAYQSYQDARSAVDEAQQFRFDDMWDDKQLNGAHVHVSRVADARKSISALEKAAAEQSEFQKEAFGNKNAELLEELDSDATEIETLLNRKITYASDTREKKRAEEEAAREAAEAAQREAEEAARRAEQEAAEAARRAEQEAQHAAPAYQAPAAPALSNPVDNYTGCRAYGGNYAMTSVDKKGRPYAKIDCTTRVQIG; encoded by the coding sequence ATGGGGTTTTTCAAGGTTGTCGCTGGGCTGTTAGCCGCTGGTGGAGTGGGTTACGGTGCCTACGCCGTATTAGGGCCAGACTCTTCCGATGACGTCATTACGGTTCACAACGTCATCGATGGCGACACCATCGATGTAGTGCAAGGCGGTGAGACCACACGCATTCGCCTGCTCAATATCGATACCCCGGAGATGGGCAAAGAGTGCTTGGCCGAGGAATCTAAGCAATACTTGTCTGGCCTGCTGCCAGTGGGCACGGTAGTGACACTGGAGTACGACGCTGAACGCGAGGACAAATACGGCCGCACGTTGGCCGGCGTATTCAAGGAAGGATCGCTGGTCAACGCTTCCGTTGCTGAGGAGGGTTTCGCTGTTCCGATCAAGGTGGGCGGAAACACTCGTTTCTTCTCGGAGGTCTCTGCTGCTGCCGACAGAGCCCGTGCTGCAGGCAAAGGAATCAACTCGGCCGGCCCGGAATGCGTCTTTGGTGATGACAGCGCCTACCAGTCCTACCAGGACGCACGCTCCGCTGTGGATGAGGCACAGCAGTTCCGCTTCGATGACATGTGGGATGACAAGCAGCTAAACGGAGCTCATGTTCATGTGTCTCGCGTAGCCGATGCAAGGAAATCAATTTCTGCACTGGAAAAAGCAGCCGCAGAACAATCTGAATTCCAGAAAGAAGCATTCGGGAATAAGAATGCCGAGTTGCTAGAAGAGCTCGACAGTGATGCTACCGAGATTGAAACGCTCTTAAACCGCAAAATCACCTATGCTTCAGACACACGCGAAAAGAAACGCGCCGAGGAAGAAGCGGCGCGTGAAGCTGCAGAGGCCGCGCAACGTGAAGCAGAAGAAGCAGCTCGCCGTGCCGAACAAGAGGCCGCGGAGGCAGCCCGTCGTGCAGAGCAGGAAGCCCAGCACGCTGCACCCGCCTACCAAGCACCGGCTGCACCGGCGCTCAGCAATCCGGTGGATAACTACACCGGTTGCCGCGCCTACGGCGGAAACTACGCAATGACCAGCGTTGATAAAAAGGGACGCCCCTACGCCAAGATTGATTGCACCACACGCGTGCAGATTGGATAA
- a CDS encoding AAA family ATPase, whose protein sequence is MAITLTEEFRHALGLIGAGRNVLISGKAGTGKSTLLREFLENTGRKEVLVTAPTGVAALNIEGFTIHRAFGFRPSMVPSDLEEGGSWHPSTMTWEVLKKADILVVDEISMVRADLFDMMDQALRRIRGNGKPFGGVQLVLVGDLLQLPPVVTPNEAELFNSVWETPYFFSAQVYTQLDLKEINLTQVWRQADPTFIDLLNEVREGSVGEESLETLNQLVAPDFDAPDDWVTLTSRKSTVARINRQKLANLPTEKFVSVAEGTGELPANSFSGEDELHYAEGARVMTVINDPKGRFVNGSFGQILRATGREIDVRIDATGEVVTLTPHTWEINRPGVDGSRLVSERIGTIKQFPVILAWAITIHKSQGKTIPKLYIDLAGGTATDGQFYVALSRAVDLEHLRFSTRVEPRHIRANNALVRRVRREVSSGVNTDRVVLVSFNGVNFGMSEHIARIHAIVYHNGVRVASFGSWINPMADLGEFGQRYKIPVGGLAMSPTLGDFWPLLLRQAQGGIVVGDRLAMLERTVRHQEKGMDVALGIGYEVGDFSFEPEGDDVVSRCESMAVAYEKGTIAPSRGQLVPSAERETEGAVLIPSWAPKAPMTLDQLQATDSDNAWAAMSGGTVMPRSFAEVEECAELLSAWAVSRGLWTQELYDDILARVARIDTRTVELPAVENATVDVPSLLVPGTRVAFTGRNELLGGPADDERLDRICRIRRLEYKKGMSKTRCDVLVARDVASMSRKAQAAREFGKPIISQEDFEYWYEHGPFLEAPAPAADTGAVVKEPVSAPVKETEAAPAAAAAGSHAAHAENNVARAADVLTPGTRVAFRGSTIIDNQLYPQGPVLQEFCAGLGLVYKQSVTKTRCDVLVTDDLAAQDGKASLAVRYNKPLVTREDFAAWAQEQLRQEEEEKDVMAAATVSELQADNPFIVDDEPTTSTETVEPETTTEPEFADVADPPAPFQDWSSSHAPWEPTQHAQQEPSPAQQPSPWAETPQQREQNTQDESLSWFAEPTPKQESPFAPAPSVEPAQPTSAAAFPVPEPVAKPVPETPQPRKERKSPRWFKRSALGLLALTIAIIVGAAAGAPDVFLGLMMLAWMVAAFGTVVFGVVALVTWKR, encoded by the coding sequence GTGGCTATCACGCTAACTGAAGAATTTCGTCATGCTCTTGGTTTAATCGGCGCAGGGCGAAACGTCCTCATTTCAGGTAAGGCCGGAACCGGTAAGTCCACGCTGTTGCGGGAATTCCTTGAAAACACGGGGCGTAAGGAAGTGCTCGTTACCGCTCCCACCGGTGTCGCTGCCCTGAACATCGAGGGCTTCACCATCCACCGAGCTTTTGGCTTTCGGCCATCGATGGTTCCCAGTGATCTAGAAGAGGGCGGTTCGTGGCACCCATCCACCATGACATGGGAGGTGCTTAAGAAGGCCGACATTCTCGTCGTAGATGAGATTTCAATGGTTCGTGCCGATCTCTTCGACATGATGGATCAGGCTCTTCGCCGCATCCGCGGGAATGGGAAGCCCTTTGGTGGTGTGCAGCTGGTTCTCGTTGGTGATCTGCTGCAGTTGCCACCGGTTGTTACCCCGAATGAGGCCGAGCTTTTCAATTCGGTGTGGGAGACTCCTTACTTCTTTTCCGCTCAGGTGTATACGCAGCTGGACCTGAAAGAAATAAACCTAACTCAGGTCTGGCGTCAGGCTGACCCGACGTTTATTGACCTTCTCAACGAGGTGCGTGAGGGAAGTGTTGGCGAAGAATCACTGGAAACCCTGAACCAGTTGGTTGCTCCCGACTTTGATGCGCCAGATGACTGGGTGACGTTGACATCGCGTAAGTCGACGGTGGCGAGGATTAATCGGCAAAAGCTAGCCAACCTTCCTACGGAAAAGTTCGTCTCGGTTGCGGAAGGTACCGGAGAGCTTCCAGCCAATTCTTTCAGTGGTGAGGATGAACTTCACTATGCCGAGGGAGCGCGCGTCATGACCGTGATTAATGATCCGAAGGGCCGATTCGTCAACGGTAGTTTTGGCCAGATCTTACGGGCAACTGGGCGCGAGATCGATGTGCGGATTGACGCGACTGGTGAAGTGGTTACCCTGACTCCGCACACATGGGAGATTAACCGGCCAGGAGTTGATGGCTCGCGCTTGGTTAGTGAGAGGATTGGAACGATTAAGCAATTCCCAGTCATCTTGGCGTGGGCTATCACCATCCATAAGAGCCAGGGCAAGACAATTCCTAAGCTCTACATCGACCTTGCCGGCGGCACCGCCACCGATGGGCAGTTCTACGTTGCATTATCACGTGCAGTTGATTTGGAGCATCTACGCTTTTCTACTCGGGTGGAGCCACGTCACATACGGGCCAACAACGCCCTTGTCCGCCGGGTCAGGCGTGAGGTAAGTAGCGGTGTCAATACCGACCGCGTGGTACTCGTGTCATTCAACGGCGTGAACTTTGGCATGAGTGAGCACATTGCGCGCATTCATGCGATTGTGTATCACAACGGTGTTCGGGTTGCGAGCTTTGGGTCCTGGATTAATCCGATGGCTGACCTCGGGGAATTTGGGCAGCGCTATAAGATTCCGGTCGGTGGGCTCGCTATGTCACCGACGCTAGGAGATTTCTGGCCACTTCTCCTCCGTCAGGCACAAGGAGGCATCGTCGTTGGTGACCGCCTAGCCATGCTCGAGCGTACCGTACGCCACCAAGAAAAGGGCATGGATGTCGCCCTCGGAATCGGCTACGAGGTGGGGGACTTTAGCTTTGAACCCGAGGGAGATGACGTCGTCAGCCGGTGTGAATCGATGGCGGTTGCCTACGAGAAGGGCACGATTGCTCCGTCACGTGGACAACTAGTTCCTTCCGCAGAACGAGAAACCGAAGGCGCAGTGCTTATTCCTTCCTGGGCACCGAAAGCGCCGATGACCCTGGACCAGTTACAGGCCACGGATTCGGATAATGCGTGGGCGGCGATGTCTGGTGGCACCGTGATGCCGCGTTCATTCGCTGAAGTGGAAGAGTGCGCCGAGCTTCTCTCTGCATGGGCGGTATCGCGGGGCTTGTGGACGCAGGAGCTTTACGACGACATCCTGGCCCGCGTCGCACGCATCGATACCCGCACCGTGGAGCTGCCAGCAGTCGAAAACGCCACTGTGGATGTTCCGAGTCTCCTTGTTCCGGGTACTCGTGTTGCCTTCACAGGCCGCAACGAGCTCCTCGGCGGCCCCGCCGACGACGAACGTCTCGACCGCATCTGCCGTATCCGCCGCCTTGAGTACAAAAAGGGAATGTCGAAGACACGGTGCGATGTACTCGTCGCCCGCGATGTGGCATCGATGTCTCGTAAAGCTCAAGCAGCTCGCGAGTTCGGGAAGCCGATCATCTCGCAGGAAGACTTCGAGTATTGGTACGAGCACGGCCCGTTCCTCGAAGCACCCGCCCCCGCAGCGGACACCGGAGCAGTAGTAAAGGAACCAGTCAGTGCTCCTGTGAAGGAAACTGAGGCTGCTCCGGCAGCCGCGGCTGCCGGTTCGCACGCTGCGCACGCAGAAAACAATGTTGCGCGGGCTGCGGACGTCCTCACCCCTGGTACCCGCGTGGCATTCCGTGGCTCCACCATTATTGACAATCAGCTGTACCCGCAAGGGCCGGTGCTCCAAGAATTCTGTGCGGGGTTGGGGCTGGTGTACAAGCAGTCCGTAACCAAGACGCGGTGTGATGTCCTGGTAACTGATGACCTCGCTGCTCAAGACGGCAAGGCGAGTCTTGCGGTGCGCTACAACAAACCTCTGGTGACACGTGAAGACTTCGCCGCATGGGCGCAGGAACAGCTGCGCCAGGAAGAGGAAGAAAAGGACGTTATGGCGGCCGCAACAGTCTCAGAACTGCAGGCGGATAATCCATTCATTGTGGACGACGAGCCGACTACTTCTACAGAAACAGTAGAGCCGGAGACGACCACCGAACCTGAGTTTGCGGATGTCGCTGACCCCCCAGCTCCGTTCCAAGACTGGAGCTCTTCTCATGCACCTTGGGAGCCAACGCAGCACGCACAACAAGAACCGTCGCCTGCGCAACAGCCATCACCGTGGGCAGAGACGCCACAGCAGCGTGAGCAGAACACACAGGATGAATCTTTATCTTGGTTCGCGGAACCGACGCCGAAGCAAGAATCTCCTTTCGCACCGGCGCCATCAGTGGAGCCAGCTCAGCCGACTTCTGCCGCCGCATTCCCGGTACCCGAACCTGTTGCAAAGCCGGTCCCGGAAACCCCTCAGCCGCGCAAGGAGAGAAAGTCTCCACGCTGGTTCAAGCGCTCAGCTCTAGGTTTGCTTGCGTTGACAATCGCAATAATCGTGGGAGCAGCTGCTGGTGCCCCAGATGTGTTTCTTGGATTGATGATGCTCGCGTGGATGGTTGCGGCATTCGGCACCGTCGTCTTCGGCGTGGTTGCCCTTGTTACGTGGAAGCGGTAG
- a CDS encoding GNAT family N-acetyltransferase: MNHGFALQTPRLSMSVPTDADIDAIFAIHSDARTYEHRPELAMKTREEAVELARAWQANWCEKQLGYYVVSTLDGTTIGFTGVRHSEEAGEEVLNLYYRFAPESQGQGYAKEAAAAAIASARERFPQLPIVAIIDSTNEASIALALKLGLQHVPGAGVPGDYEVYRLG, encoded by the coding sequence ATGAATCACGGTTTCGCCCTCCAAACCCCGCGGCTTTCAATGTCGGTACCTACGGATGCCGATATTGACGCCATCTTTGCTATCCACTCGGATGCTCGTACGTACGAGCACCGCCCTGAACTGGCGATGAAAACTAGAGAAGAAGCCGTGGAGTTAGCGCGCGCATGGCAAGCCAATTGGTGTGAGAAGCAGCTGGGCTACTACGTGGTATCCACGCTTGATGGTACGACCATAGGTTTCACAGGTGTGCGTCATAGCGAGGAAGCAGGTGAAGAAGTACTCAACCTCTACTACCGCTTCGCACCAGAATCGCAGGGGCAAGGCTACGCGAAGGAAGCCGCAGCCGCTGCAATTGCCAGTGCACGCGAGCGTTTCCCACAGCTCCCCATCGTTGCCATCATCGATTCCACCAATGAGGCGTCGATTGCCCTAGCCTTGAAACTCGGACTTCAGCACGTCCCCGGCGCAGGAGTGCCGGGCGACTACGAGGTGTACCGACTCGGCTGA